A single window of Callithrix jacchus isolate 240 chromosome 6, calJac240_pri, whole genome shotgun sequence DNA harbors:
- the LOC103793609 gene encoding uncharacterized protein LOC103793609 isoform X2 yields the protein MEQFSGLADSRKVPCSSGNHPVHHIFTRVDLSPSWDHWTSGREPENHSSLLMKKIHGIHHQESKVVPGSIIDSVIKREASLGSQCSCCLQTPWTARGSESELLQQRSRTATRRSKGGQK from the exons GTCCCCTGTTCCTCTGGGAATCATCCTGTACACCACATCTTCACAAGGGTGGATCTCTCGCCTTCGTGGGACCACTGGACATCTGGCAGAGAACCAGAAAACCACTCTTCCCTTCT aatgaaaaaaatacatggcaTACATCATCAAGAATCAAAGGTTGTGCCTGGCAGTATAATTGACTCTGTAATAAAGAGAGAAGCTTCGCTAG GCTCCCAATGCAGCTGCTGTCTGCAGACTCCCTGGACTGCCCGGGGAAGTGAGTCGGAACTGCTGCAGCAGAGGAGTAGAACAGCTACAAGAAGATCCAAAGGTGGCCAAAAATAA